A genomic stretch from Apis cerana isolate GH-2021 linkage group LG9, AcerK_1.0, whole genome shotgun sequence includes:
- the LOC107993769 gene encoding la protein homolog, which translates to MENGQEENKVETVISNAVDDEVKNEKPVSDENATKQTSDETPSELLEKIKNQIEFYFGDVNMQRDKFLIEQTKLDDGWVPMTVMLNFKMLASMSQEPDVILKAIELSKLMEISEDKKKIRRSPKCPLPIYNEEYRKAQEARTAYVKGFPLQDTNIEKLKTFFSAYEPFENIVMRKYQDKGKKLQFKGSIFVQFKTLEDAKAFMARESIKYGDTELIRKWSADYSAEKAKETEDRRQKRSEMKAKKSESMKNKEDDESGEEDENEKDISLPKGCVIHFIDVPEKCTREDIKERLGELDANIAFVDFKIGDKEGWVRLQEENTAKTIIDKMTDNQILIQDKTVTCRVLEGEEEEKYLTKAKTQIVNTRQKYNKGKKGKKGRNTRGQRKRRNSDNNDLVPNKKAAIE; encoded by the exons atggaaaacggTCAAGAAGAAAACAAAGTTGAAACTGTAATAAGTAATGCTGTTGATGACGaggttaaaaatgaaaagccGGTTTCTGACGAAAATGCTACCAAACAAACATCTGATGAAACACCTAGTGaacttttggaaaaaataaaaaatcaaatcgag ttttattttggaGATGTGAATATGCAAAgagataaatttcttattgaaCAAACAAAATTGGACGATGGTTGGGTTCCTATGACTGTTATGTTAAACTTTAAAATGTTGGCTTCTATGAGCCAAGAACCTGATGTTATATTAAAAGCTATAGAATTAAGCAAACTTATGGAAATATctgaagataagaaaaaaattcgtcgTTCTCCAAAATGTCCTTTACCAATATATAATGAGGAATATAGAAAAGCACAGGAAGCTAGGACTGCTTATGTAAAAGGATTTCCTTTACAGGATACCAATATTGAAAaacttaaaacatttttcagtGCTTATGAaccatttgaaaatattgtt atgagaaaatatcaagataaaggaaagaaattacaattcaAGGGTTCCATTTTTGTACAATTCAAAACTCTAGAAGATGCAAAAGCTTTTATGGCTAgagaatctataaaatatggaGACACTGAATTGATTAGAAAGTGGTC agcTGACTATAGTGCAGAAAAAGCTAAAGAAACAGAAGATAGAAGACAAAAACGATCAGAAATGAAGGCAAAGAAAAGTGAATCT atgaaaaataaagaagatgaTGAAAGCGGTgaagaagatgaaaatgaaaaggatATTTCATTACCAAAGGGTTGTGTGATTCACTTTATTGATGTACCTGAGAAATGTACAAGAGAGGATATTAAAGAACGTTTAGGTGAATTAGATGCAAATATTGCATttgttgattttaaaataggtGATAAGGAAGGATGGGTTCGTTTGCAGGAAGAAAATACTGCAAAGactataattgataaaatgacAGATAATCAA ATATTGATTCAAGATAAAACAGTTACTTGTCGCGTTCttgaaggagaagaagaagagaaatatcTCACAAAGGCAAAAACACAAATAGTAAATACAaggcaaaaatataataaaggaaagaaaggcaAGAAAG gtCGTAATACGCGAGGTCAAAGAAAAAGGCGTAACAGTGACAACAATGATCTGGTTCCTAATAAAAAGGCTGCTAtcgagtaa